A DNA window from Streptomyces sp. B21-083 contains the following coding sequences:
- a CDS encoding phytanoyl-CoA dioxygenase family protein, whose product MDSTFPTGWTDPLALKAAYAADGWCRLPFRLDAPTVVRVRDRVDAISATRRPEVVHERDGDTVRAIHGCHAFDDLCAALVRHPALVGAAEALIGGAVYVYQFKVNLKQAHEGAAWPWHQDFSFWNQQDGMRRPDAVNLAIALDPIHEGNGPLTVVPGSHRGGLLDLPDPTDTSDDWRRHVSADLAYTVREETVEELARERGTALITGEAGEVHAFHPSIVHSSTNNSSPDRRALLLITYNAVGNVPEAPTRPEFLVSRDATPVTAATDARIGTLGAALV is encoded by the coding sequence ATGGACAGCACGTTCCCGACCGGTTGGACCGACCCCCTCGCGCTCAAGGCCGCCTACGCGGCGGACGGTTGGTGCCGTCTGCCCTTCCGGCTCGACGCACCGACCGTGGTGCGGGTCCGCGACCGGGTCGACGCCATCAGCGCGACGCGCCGCCCGGAGGTGGTCCACGAGAGGGACGGCGACACGGTGCGCGCGATCCACGGCTGCCACGCCTTCGACGACCTCTGCGCCGCGCTGGTGCGGCACCCGGCGCTGGTGGGGGCCGCCGAAGCGCTGATCGGCGGGGCCGTCTACGTCTATCAGTTCAAGGTCAACCTCAAGCAGGCGCACGAGGGTGCCGCCTGGCCCTGGCACCAGGACTTCTCGTTCTGGAACCAGCAGGACGGCATGCGGCGGCCCGACGCCGTCAACCTGGCGATCGCCCTGGATCCGATACACGAGGGCAACGGCCCTCTGACGGTGGTTCCCGGTTCGCACCGCGGGGGCCTTCTGGACCTGCCGGACCCGACCGACACGAGCGACGACTGGCGCCGGCACGTATCGGCGGACCTGGCGTACACCGTGCGGGAGGAGACCGTCGAGGAGCTCGCACGGGAGCGCGGAACCGCGCTCATCACGGGAGAGGCGGGCGAGGTGCACGCCTTCCATCCGAGCATCGTGCACTCCTCCACCAACAACAGCTCTCCCGACCGGCGGGCCCTGCTGCTCATCACCTACAACGCGGTCGGCAACGTGCCCGAGGCGCCGACCCGGCCGGAGTTCCTCGTCAGCCGCGACGCGACACCGGTGACGGCGGCCACCGACGCCCGCATCGGCACGCTGGGAGCCGCCCTGGTCTGA
- a CDS encoding helix-turn-helix domain-containing protein, with the protein MVRASEKFGVLLRELRGRIGLTQKELADLAGLSVRAVRDLESGRVSRPRKETVRLLADALRLRDGRRAVFLTTAAAQVTWEEQPMPDVTREGAPGRMRITEGREGPDTDVYALAELLITERRRLAAGEETADDRDEIVFVATRSADSTLDWSVVWAARPR; encoded by the coding sequence GTGGTGAGAGCCTCGGAGAAGTTCGGCGTGCTGCTGAGGGAGTTGCGTGGCCGGATCGGGCTGACGCAGAAGGAGCTGGCCGATCTGGCCGGACTGAGCGTCCGAGCGGTACGAGACCTGGAAAGCGGACGGGTGAGCCGGCCCCGGAAGGAGACGGTCCGTCTGCTGGCCGACGCGCTGCGGCTGCGGGACGGCCGCCGCGCGGTCTTCCTCACGACGGCGGCGGCCCAGGTCACGTGGGAGGAGCAGCCGATGCCGGACGTGACTCGCGAAGGGGCCCCGGGTCGGATGCGGATCACCGAGGGGCGGGAAGGGCCGGACACCGACGTCTACGCCCTGGCCGAACTGCTCATCACCGAGCGGCGCAGACTGGCGGCGGGCGAGGAGACCGCGGACGACCGCGACGAGATCGTCTTCGTGGCGACCCGTTCCGCGGACTCGACGCTGGACTGGTCGGTGGTGTGGGCGGCCCGCCCCCGGTGA
- a CDS encoding transposase: MRTIGARGISREYDWLAPMVLWPLARRIMPVAAVRPQGGGTRRLDDEAVFACILYVLVSESPWRAVPDTFGTSWQTAHRRFRQLCEAGIWERLELTADVPGMPPVLRYWAAAVCRAAAARDGSRPEVPGLAEHGVVSPRPGARGRHSVTRPDVSDAGRKRRREIRP, from the coding sequence GTGAGGACGATCGGTGCACGCGGGATCTCCCGCGAGTACGACTGGCTGGCCCCCATGGTGCTGTGGCCGCTCGCGCGGCGGATCATGCCGGTGGCTGCGGTACGGCCGCAGGGTGGCGGCACCCGACGGCTCGACGACGAGGCCGTGTTCGCGTGCATCCTCTACGTGCTCGTCAGTGAGTCGCCCTGGCGCGCGGTGCCGGACACCTTCGGCACGTCGTGGCAGACGGCGCACCGCCGCTTCCGGCAACTGTGCGAGGCGGGGATCTGGGAGCGGCTCGAACTCACCGCCGACGTACCGGGGATGCCCCCCGTCCTGCGGTACTGGGCGGCGGCGGTCTGCAGGGCCGCGGCGGCACGCGACGGCTCCCGGCCGGAAGTGCCCGGACTCGCGGAGCATGGCGTTGTTTCGCCTCGGCCCGGAGCGAGAGGGCGGCACTCCGTCACCCGCCCGGACGTCTCCGACGCCGGCAGGAAGCGGAGAAGGGAGATCCGGCCATGA
- a CDS encoding LLM class flavin-dependent oxidoreductase yields MRFGCFISPLHPPGEDPNLLLRRDIALAELADDLNFDEFWVGEHHSAGWGTITSPELFIAAAAERTRRIVFATGVMTLPYHHPFMAAERATQLDHLTRGRFILGVGAGSVPSDMHMLGIPVADTRRRTAESLEAVLPLLRGEVVSTTRDWFELHDARLQLGSFAAQGVEVAVASAQSPFGMRLAGTHGVSPLSYVAPPWGAPRAGHGLALDRLGEQWRHYEDAAASAGRKADRADWRLLLPVHVSTSREQALEELYEGWLYQREHLWVRTMGMPLTTSGVGARKAFEYTVEAGGIIAGSPADCVAAIRGLQENSEGFGCLLLSLMDWAAPDRVRRSLDLFARHVAPTFRHSAAGTTASNTWAAAHKDAFQQANSQARDAAVREAAAAPSH; encoded by the coding sequence ATGCGGTTCGGTTGCTTCATATCTCCTCTGCACCCTCCGGGGGAGGATCCCAATCTCCTGCTCCGCCGGGACATCGCTCTCGCGGAACTGGCCGACGACCTCAATTTCGACGAATTCTGGGTGGGTGAGCACCACTCGGCGGGCTGGGGCACCATCACCAGTCCGGAGCTGTTCATCGCGGCCGCCGCCGAACGGACCCGCCGGATCGTCTTCGCGACCGGTGTGATGACGCTGCCGTACCACCATCCCTTCATGGCTGCCGAGCGGGCGACGCAGCTGGACCATCTCACCCGGGGGCGCTTCATCCTGGGGGTGGGCGCGGGCTCCGTCCCCTCCGACATGCACATGCTGGGCATTCCGGTGGCCGACACCCGGCGCAGGACGGCCGAGTCGCTGGAGGCGGTCCTGCCCCTGCTGCGCGGCGAGGTCGTCAGCACCACCCGCGACTGGTTCGAACTCCACGACGCCCGACTCCAGTTGGGGTCGTTCGCCGCACAGGGCGTGGAGGTTGCGGTGGCCAGCGCACAGTCCCCCTTCGGTATGCGGCTCGCGGGCACCCACGGGGTCAGCCCGCTGTCGTACGTGGCTCCGCCGTGGGGCGCACCGCGCGCCGGGCACGGACTCGCCCTGGACCGGCTCGGCGAACAGTGGCGGCACTACGAGGACGCGGCGGCCTCTGCCGGGCGGAAGGCCGATCGCGCCGACTGGCGGCTGTTGCTGCCCGTCCACGTCTCCACCAGCCGCGAGCAGGCCCTGGAGGAGCTGTACGAGGGGTGGCTGTACCAGCGGGAGCACCTGTGGGTGCGCACCATGGGTATGCCGCTGACGACCAGTGGCGTGGGCGCGCGCAAGGCGTTCGAGTACACCGTCGAGGCGGGCGGCATCATCGCCGGCTCTCCCGCTGACTGTGTCGCCGCCATCCGCGGTCTCCAGGAGAACAGCGAGGGGTTCGGCTGCCTGCTGCTGTCGCTGATGGACTGGGCCGCACCCGACCGGGTTCGCCGCAGTCTCGATCTGTTCGCTCGTCATGTCGCGCCCACTTTCCGTCACTCGGCCGCCGGCACCACCGCGTCCAACACCTGGGCCGCAGCGCACAAGGACGCCTTCCAGCAGGCGAACTCCCAGGCTCGGGACGCCGCCGTACGTGAGGCCGCTGCGGCGCCCTCGCACTGA
- a CDS encoding Sden_1164 family protein → MLESAVVLAAGENRRMGTSSGPKSLLPLGSDGSAGPTFLSRHLDLLRRAGAERVFLVVSPANRAAFEPFADDVVELVVCGDGRERTGSSVSMLAGLRALLAWRPHGCRTVISDADIVYEQALLDHVSAARGSRLFTIERTNGDTEEVRVYGRSPAQPVLIGKGLASGMTSGLDLLGESLGLILLDAAEAVSVAELTRWAVGDPPRQRPYGYGGRLSEHEEMWQYLFTLGRLQVSQVSGDLLFSECDFPEDHVFVREELFPAITRRDRNAVAATR, encoded by the coding sequence ATGCTGGAAAGCGCAGTCGTCCTCGCGGCCGGAGAGAACCGGCGCATGGGCACCTCGTCCGGGCCGAAGTCGTTGCTGCCGCTCGGCAGCGACGGCTCCGCGGGGCCCACGTTCCTCAGCCGGCACCTGGACCTGCTGCGCCGGGCAGGCGCCGAACGTGTCTTCCTCGTCGTCAGCCCGGCCAACCGCGCGGCGTTCGAGCCGTTCGCCGACGACGTGGTGGAACTGGTGGTGTGCGGCGACGGCCGCGAGCGCACCGGATCCAGCGTCAGCATGCTGGCCGGCCTGAGGGCCCTGCTGGCCTGGAGGCCGCACGGCTGCCGCACCGTGATCAGCGACGCCGACATCGTGTACGAGCAGGCGCTGCTCGACCACGTGTCGGCCGCACGCGGATCGCGGTTGTTCACCATCGAACGGACCAACGGCGACACCGAGGAGGTCCGGGTCTACGGCAGGTCTCCGGCCCAGCCGGTGCTCATCGGCAAGGGTCTCGCGAGCGGCATGACCAGCGGGCTGGACCTGCTCGGCGAAAGCCTCGGCCTCATCCTCCTCGACGCCGCCGAGGCGGTGTCGGTGGCCGAGCTGACGCGCTGGGCCGTCGGAGACCCGCCACGACAGCGCCCGTACGGGTACGGCGGGCGCCTGTCGGAGCACGAGGAGATGTGGCAGTACCTGTTCACCCTCGGCAGGCTCCAGGTCTCCCAGGTCTCCGGGGACCTGCTGTTCTCCGAGTGCGACTTCCCGGAGGACCACGTGTTCGTGCGTGAAGAGCTGTTTCCGGCGATCACGCGGCGGGACCGGAACGCCGTTGCCGCCACCCGCTGA
- a CDS encoding Sden_1168 family B12-binding radical SAM P-methyltransferase, which produces MPETTPDQDLRVKQNKLDAQLPQDSPLRLYLAEKDETARVRKPRPESRIVQVREPLGRIPRTLLVMPPMCMYEGAVKRVVPPIGLCYIAGALEKEGIDVSVLDCIVEGIDEEVPVGKGVWNMGMSEERFRAYIAENEFDVVGFTMIYSSDLQNLYRYAQLVKEVRPETTVIAGGLHASIYARRFLQDAVADDVPFIDYVLRGEGEIRLGDFLRNLADGRVDLSADGLAGRHEGKVFANPQFARVTDLDALPFPAYHKVPVEKYFAHNVPFSPYPRGKRVLPLYTSRGCPVGCTFCASTNFSKQYIARSVDNVIAEIQHYKDAFGVDEVQFADDNLTFERKRATELFEKMVPLGLPWCTPNGIMVNTLSAPLVDRMVESGLYQITLSLDSGNAETLKEQHRKPVDLTKVPDLMAYLYDLGVLMHGTLVVGMPGETEAQIKDGFAFVEQLPFHSINVFIAAAIPGSELFEQAVSNGAITYEGALHIDTARSTLRLSNIAAERLEELVSGFLERYNRAIYQRDPEAWERKYRDHKDRMSRICVGSASAITSTIISAGATG; this is translated from the coding sequence GTGCCCGAGACGACGCCGGACCAGGACCTGCGGGTCAAGCAGAACAAGCTCGACGCGCAGCTCCCGCAGGACAGCCCGCTGCGCCTCTATCTGGCGGAGAAGGACGAGACGGCCCGGGTGCGCAAACCCCGGCCGGAATCGAGGATCGTCCAGGTGCGGGAGCCGCTGGGCCGCATCCCCCGCACGCTGCTGGTGATGCCGCCCATGTGCATGTACGAGGGCGCGGTCAAGCGCGTCGTCCCCCCGATCGGACTCTGCTACATCGCCGGGGCACTGGAGAAGGAGGGCATCGACGTCTCCGTACTGGACTGCATCGTCGAGGGGATCGACGAGGAGGTGCCGGTCGGCAAGGGCGTCTGGAACATGGGGATGTCGGAGGAACGATTCCGCGCCTACATCGCCGAGAACGAGTTCGACGTCGTCGGATTCACCATGATCTACTCCTCCGACCTCCAGAACCTCTACCGCTACGCGCAGCTCGTCAAGGAGGTCCGGCCGGAGACCACCGTGATCGCCGGCGGCCTGCACGCGAGCATCTACGCGCGCCGCTTCCTCCAGGACGCGGTGGCCGACGACGTGCCCTTCATCGACTACGTCCTGCGCGGCGAGGGCGAGATCCGGCTCGGGGACTTTCTGCGCAACCTCGCCGACGGCCGCGTCGACCTCAGCGCCGACGGGCTGGCGGGCCGGCACGAGGGGAAGGTCTTCGCGAATCCGCAGTTCGCCCGGGTCACGGACCTGGACGCGCTCCCCTTTCCCGCCTATCACAAGGTGCCGGTGGAGAAGTACTTCGCCCACAACGTGCCGTTCTCGCCCTACCCGCGCGGCAAGCGCGTCCTGCCCCTCTACACCTCGCGCGGCTGCCCTGTGGGGTGCACCTTCTGCGCCAGCACCAACTTCTCCAAGCAGTACATCGCGCGCTCCGTGGACAACGTGATCGCCGAGATCCAGCACTACAAGGACGCCTTCGGCGTGGACGAGGTCCAGTTCGCCGACGACAACCTCACCTTCGAGCGCAAGCGGGCCACCGAACTGTTCGAGAAGATGGTGCCTTTGGGGCTGCCCTGGTGCACGCCCAACGGCATCATGGTGAACACCCTCAGCGCGCCGCTCGTGGACCGCATGGTCGAATCGGGCCTCTACCAGATCACCCTCTCGCTCGACAGCGGCAACGCGGAGACGCTCAAGGAGCAGCATCGCAAGCCGGTCGACCTGACCAAGGTCCCCGACCTGATGGCCTACCTGTACGACCTGGGCGTGCTCATGCACGGAACCCTCGTCGTCGGCATGCCGGGGGAGACCGAGGCGCAGATCAAGGACGGCTTCGCCTTCGTGGAACAACTCCCCTTCCACTCGATCAACGTGTTCATCGCCGCCGCGATCCCCGGCTCCGAGCTGTTCGAGCAGGCTGTCAGCAACGGCGCGATCACCTACGAAGGGGCGCTGCACATCGACACCGCCCGCTCCACGCTCAGGCTCAGCAACATCGCGGCCGAGCGGCTGGAAGAGCTGGTCAGCGGCTTCCTGGAGCGCTATAACAGGGCCATCTACCAACGCGACCCGGAGGCGTGGGAGCGCAAGTACCGCGACCACAAGGACCGCATGTCGCGCATCTGCGTGGGATCCGCCTCGGCCATCACCTCGACCATCATCAGCGCGGGCGCGACCGGGTGA
- the aepY gene encoding phosphonopyruvate decarboxylase, with protein MEPSARTAPPDAAATGTPPAIDDARDTDRRGPVAAAPRPGRPAGALDASAVADLFVQAGFGPFTGVPCSFLGPLISVLEAEHPDAYLAAANEGEAVAIAAGSRLTGHSPVVILQNSGLGNAVNPLTSLCYTLRLPVLLLITWRGEPGHQDEPQHQLMGAITPELLTSMRISHEEFPVTATEVGPALARAALHMDRTGLPYAFLVHKGALAPYARPQGEIPAAAAPMLRAEAIRTVVDTAAPDTLVVATTGKTARELERDRDRAANLYVVGSMGCASSIGLGVALGAPERDVIVLDGDGAALMRLEAMATIGRQAPGRLLHIVLDNESYESTGGQATFSAAVDFCAVALACGYSTAAEVADIAGLRASSERARAAPGPHLVRVRIRPGSDPSLGRPALAPPEVAARFAATVAGPDRTR; from the coding sequence GTGGAGCCCTCCGCCCGCACGGCCCCACCGGACGCCGCCGCGACCGGGACCCCACCGGCCATTGACGACGCGAGGGACACGGACCGCCGGGGGCCGGTGGCCGCGGCCCCCCGCCCGGGACGCCCCGCCGGGGCGCTCGACGCCTCCGCGGTGGCCGACCTCTTCGTCCAGGCCGGCTTCGGGCCCTTCACCGGCGTGCCCTGCTCCTTCCTCGGGCCGCTCATCAGCGTCCTCGAAGCGGAGCACCCGGACGCCTACCTGGCCGCCGCCAACGAAGGAGAGGCCGTGGCTATCGCGGCCGGCTCCCGGCTGACCGGCCACAGCCCGGTCGTCATCCTCCAGAACTCGGGCCTCGGCAACGCGGTCAACCCGCTGACCTCGCTCTGCTACACGCTGCGCCTGCCCGTCCTGCTCCTGATCACCTGGCGGGGCGAGCCCGGGCACCAGGACGAGCCCCAGCACCAGCTGATGGGGGCCATCACCCCGGAACTGCTGACCTCGATGCGGATCAGCCATGAGGAGTTCCCCGTCACGGCGACGGAGGTGGGCCCGGCGCTCGCCAGGGCGGCCCTCCACATGGACCGCACCGGCCTGCCGTACGCCTTCCTCGTGCACAAGGGCGCCCTCGCGCCGTACGCACGGCCCCAGGGCGAAATCCCGGCCGCAGCAGCGCCGATGCTCCGGGCGGAGGCGATCAGGACCGTCGTCGACACGGCGGCGCCGGACACCCTGGTGGTGGCGACCACCGGCAAGACCGCACGCGAACTGGAGCGTGACCGGGACCGCGCCGCCAACCTCTACGTGGTCGGTTCCATGGGGTGCGCGTCGAGCATCGGCCTCGGCGTCGCGCTGGGCGCGCCAGAGCGGGACGTCATCGTCCTCGACGGCGACGGTGCGGCCCTCATGCGGCTGGAGGCCATGGCGACCATCGGGCGGCAGGCACCCGGACGCCTGCTCCACATCGTCCTCGACAACGAGAGTTACGAGTCGACAGGCGGCCAGGCCACCTTCTCGGCGGCCGTCGACTTCTGCGCGGTGGCCCTGGCCTGCGGCTACTCCACCGCGGCCGAGGTCGCCGACATCGCCGGCCTGCGCGCGTCGAGTGAGCGGGCGCGGGCGGCACCCGGTCCGCATCTCGTGCGCGTCCGCATCCGTCCCGGGTCCGATCCCTCCCTCGGCCGGCCCGCGCTCGCTCCGCCGGAGGTCGCGGCCAGATTCGCGGCCACCGTCGCGGGCCCGGACCGTACCCGGTGA
- a CDS encoding nucleotidyltransferase domain-containing protein — translation MTQEAVPNTTGSLPEPPEAAGLPPYARLLLVLARLRPDADQVALARSLAGRDDLDWGAFLDAAARHKLLPLVGRHVHTYRLGRPAGDAKGFPYPWLFASAHLGNRQRNQALSDEFGLVLKELADAGVPYAVRKGFSLAEGVYHDASVRRISDLDLLVDRSDAPLAHEVLVRLGYLQGNLAADGDRIEPFKRETQLFWRLNLSNQLPYLKAGNRPDVSEYNVDLCHDIFQRKSGSSASAAELLRRRVPVVLCGTGTWVAEPVDALLDLCSHLHKEATSLRFIEDSVDLQISKFLDVSLFAADFGDTEWDDFTDRTKQYDAAGIAYYALHHTELLYPGAIPARVLDTLRPEDTGYLDQYGTLDGLTARWSLPFLDRLFDTGRGRDSAQSNVPHA, via the coding sequence ATGACACAGGAAGCAGTGCCGAACACGACGGGCAGTCTCCCGGAACCGCCGGAGGCGGCGGGGCTGCCGCCGTACGCCCGGCTGCTCCTGGTCCTGGCCCGGCTCCGTCCGGACGCCGACCAGGTGGCACTCGCGCGTTCCCTCGCCGGCCGCGACGACCTGGACTGGGGTGCGTTCCTCGACGCGGCGGCCCGGCACAAGCTGCTCCCGCTGGTCGGCCGCCATGTGCACACGTACCGTCTGGGGCGCCCCGCCGGGGATGCCAAAGGCTTTCCCTACCCCTGGCTCTTCGCCTCGGCCCACCTCGGCAACCGGCAGCGCAACCAGGCCCTCTCCGACGAGTTCGGCCTGGTGCTCAAGGAGCTGGCGGACGCGGGCGTCCCGTACGCGGTCCGCAAGGGGTTCTCGCTGGCCGAGGGGGTCTACCACGACGCCTCGGTACGGCGGATCAGCGACCTCGACCTGCTCGTCGACCGGTCCGACGCCCCGCTCGCCCACGAGGTTCTGGTCCGCCTGGGCTACCTCCAGGGCAACCTCGCCGCCGACGGCGACCGGATCGAACCCTTCAAACGGGAGACCCAACTCTTCTGGCGGTTGAACCTGAGCAACCAGCTGCCGTACCTCAAGGCAGGCAACCGGCCCGACGTGTCCGAGTACAACGTGGACCTGTGTCACGACATCTTCCAGCGCAAGTCCGGCAGCAGCGCGAGCGCCGCCGAACTGCTGCGGCGCCGGGTCCCGGTGGTCCTGTGCGGCACCGGCACCTGGGTGGCCGAACCGGTCGACGCGCTCCTGGACCTCTGCTCCCACCTGCACAAGGAAGCCACCAGCCTGCGGTTCATCGAGGACAGTGTGGACCTCCAGATCAGCAAGTTCCTCGACGTCAGCCTCTTCGCGGCGGACTTCGGCGACACCGAGTGGGACGACTTCACCGACCGCACCAAGCAGTACGACGCGGCGGGGATCGCCTACTACGCGCTCCATCACACCGAACTCCTCTACCCCGGGGCGATTCCGGCCCGGGTGCTCGACACCCTGCGGCCCGAGGACACCGGCTACCTCGACCAGTACGGCACCCTCGACGGCCTGACCGCCCGCTGGTCGCTGCCTTTCCTGGACCGGCTCTTCGACACCGGGCGCGGCCGGGACAGCGCGCAGTCCAACGTGCCGCACGCCTGA
- the sbnA gene encoding 2,3-diaminopropionate biosynthesis protein SbnA: MTIISAADELLDTDIYLDLGKVVGINVMLKCEGFNFAGSVKLRTAVSMVTEGIRSGVITDTTTLVESSSGNLGVALSVVAAARSLRFVCVTDPKCSPTTMKLMKALGSEVQVVDGPDPSGSYLAARKRRVRELCERHDDFVCLDQYENPANWLAHYEITAPLIAKQFPDLDVLFVGAGTGGTLAGCSRFFRENFRHVRIVAVDSVGSVNFGMPSGPRYIPGLGASEAMPFVVDGLAHEVVRVPETETIRMCRRLARSGVLAGGSTGTVVSGVERWFARQDDGRPLTAVAIAPDLGDRYLDTLYDDDWVAATYSLTASDTHEGPLTGPATPAGRAGEERQR; encoded by the coding sequence TTGACCATAATCTCCGCAGCCGACGAACTACTCGATACCGACATCTACCTCGACCTCGGCAAAGTGGTCGGTATCAACGTGATGCTCAAATGCGAAGGGTTCAACTTCGCGGGATCGGTCAAGCTGCGTACCGCGGTCTCCATGGTCACGGAGGGCATCCGCAGCGGGGTCATCACGGACACCACCACCTTGGTGGAGTCGTCGTCGGGCAATCTCGGCGTGGCGCTCAGCGTCGTGGCGGCGGCCCGGTCGCTGCGCTTCGTCTGCGTCACCGACCCCAAGTGCAGCCCCACCACCATGAAGCTCATGAAAGCCCTCGGCAGCGAGGTACAGGTGGTCGACGGCCCCGACCCGAGCGGCAGTTACCTCGCGGCACGCAAGCGCCGGGTGCGCGAACTCTGTGAACGGCACGACGACTTCGTCTGCCTCGACCAGTACGAGAACCCGGCGAACTGGCTGGCGCACTACGAGATCACCGCGCCGCTCATCGCCAAACAGTTCCCGGACCTGGACGTCCTGTTCGTCGGCGCGGGCACCGGCGGCACCCTCGCCGGCTGTTCGCGCTTCTTCCGGGAGAACTTCCGGCACGTGCGGATCGTCGCGGTCGACAGCGTCGGCTCGGTCAACTTCGGGATGCCCTCGGGACCCCGGTACATCCCCGGTCTGGGAGCCAGCGAGGCCATGCCCTTCGTCGTCGACGGACTCGCCCACGAAGTGGTGCGTGTGCCCGAGACGGAGACGATCCGCATGTGCCGGCGGCTCGCCCGCAGCGGTGTCCTCGCGGGCGGTTCCACCGGCACCGTGGTGAGCGGGGTGGAGCGCTGGTTCGCCCGGCAGGACGACGGACGGCCGCTCACGGCCGTGGCGATAGCCCCCGACCTGGGTGACCGCTACCTCGACACGCTGTACGACGACGACTGGGTGGCGGCCACCTACAGCCTCACCGCATCAGACACACACGAGGGCCCCCTGACGGGCCCGGCGACACCCGCCGGCCGGGCGGGCGAGGAGAGGCAGCGATGA
- a CDS encoding isocitrate lyase/phosphoenolpyruvate mutase family protein: MIRVAGAHSALGGLLAQEAGFQAVWSSSLEVSSSRGLPDASLLSMSEYLQAAAHTQSALTIPVVTDCDTGYGGILNAAHMIHEFEAAGLTAVCIEDKLFPKRNSFADGGQHLESAEEFARKITTAKRAQSGPDMFVIARTEAMISGLGVEAALERCRRYADAGADAVLVHSKQKTRDQIVGFLDGWDFRCPVVIVPTTYPDWHIDDIQKAGVSAVIYANHGLRATVSALRTTYRSVYTNGDTTAVEDSIASVQDIFALQRFDAWCELDA; encoded by the coding sequence GTGATCCGCGTGGCCGGCGCGCACAGCGCGCTGGGAGGGCTGCTGGCACAGGAAGCCGGATTCCAGGCGGTCTGGTCCTCCTCGCTGGAGGTGTCCTCGTCGCGGGGTCTGCCTGACGCCAGTCTGCTGAGCATGTCCGAGTACCTTCAGGCGGCTGCCCATACGCAGAGCGCGCTCACCATTCCGGTCGTCACCGACTGCGACACGGGTTACGGGGGCATCCTCAACGCGGCCCACATGATCCACGAGTTCGAGGCGGCCGGCCTCACCGCCGTGTGCATCGAGGACAAGCTCTTCCCCAAGCGGAACAGCTTCGCCGACGGCGGCCAGCACTTGGAGAGTGCCGAGGAGTTCGCCCGGAAGATAACCACCGCGAAGCGGGCCCAGTCCGGACCGGACATGTTCGTCATCGCCCGCACCGAGGCCATGATCAGCGGCCTCGGCGTGGAGGCCGCGCTGGAGCGCTGCCGCCGGTACGCGGACGCCGGAGCGGATGCTGTCCTCGTGCACTCCAAGCAGAAGACGCGCGACCAGATCGTCGGTTTCCTCGACGGGTGGGATTTCCGCTGCCCGGTCGTCATCGTGCCCACCACCTATCCGGACTGGCACATCGACGACATACAGAAAGCCGGCGTATCGGCAGTCATCTACGCGAATCACGGACTGCGTGCCACCGTCAGCGCGCTCCGCACCACCTATCGCTCGGTGTACACGAACGGCGACACCACGGCGGTCGAGGACTCCATCGCGTCCGTCCAGGACATCTTCGCCCTCCAGCGCTTCGACGCCTGGTGCGAGCTCGACGCATGA